From one Microbacter margulisiae genomic stretch:
- a CDS encoding IS5 family transposase produces MYLVLDKDTINKEIVPFIPVPKRGFRTKCDIAEIVNCILYKLKTGCQWHMLPVKSLFSNVVLHYKTVFGYFRTWCKSGVLQQIWFGLLNKYRASLDMSSVDLDGSHTPALRGGEQVAYQGRKKRKTTNALYLTDRQGIPLAISDPIEGNHNDLHQIKERFTDIIDSLNNSDIRVDGLFLNADAGFDSAEFREFCSSHEIIPNIAINWRNAAHTDDIFFDELLYQQRYCIERTNAWMDSFRSLLNRFDVTCSSWQSFNLIAFIVILLKKITKQKKSR; encoded by the coding sequence ATGTACTTAGTACTCGACAAAGATACAATAAATAAAGAAATAGTGCCATTCATCCCTGTACCCAAGAGAGGGTTCAGGACAAAGTGTGATATCGCCGAGATTGTTAACTGCATATTGTACAAATTAAAAACAGGTTGTCAATGGCATATGTTGCCCGTTAAAAGTTTATTTTCTAATGTCGTATTGCATTATAAGACTGTTTTCGGTTATTTTCGTACATGGTGTAAATCAGGAGTGTTACAACAAATCTGGTTTGGTTTATTGAATAAATACAGAGCCTCATTGGACATGTCCAGTGTTGATTTGGATGGCAGCCATACCCCCGCATTACGTGGAGGAGAACAGGTTGCTTATCAGGGTCGGAAGAAAAGGAAGACTACCAATGCTCTTTATCTTACAGACAGACAAGGTATCCCATTGGCCATATCAGACCCGATAGAAGGGAATCACAATGATTTACATCAAATTAAAGAACGTTTTACCGACATTATTGATTCGCTGAATAACTCCGATATAAGAGTTGATGGTCTTTTTCTTAATGCCGATGCAGGTTTTGACTCTGCGGAGTTCAGAGAATTCTGTTCTTCCCATGAAATAATACCCAACATCGCTATTAACTGGCGTAACGCAGCACATACGGATGATATATTCTTCGATGAATTGCTCTATCAGCAACGCTATTGCATAGAAAGAACCAATGCATGGATGGATAGTTTCAGATCTCTATTGAACAGATTTGATGTTACTTGCTCCAGTTGGCAAAGCTTTAACCTTATCGCTTTTATCGTGATACTACTTAAGAAAATTACTAAACAGAAAAAGTCAAGATGA
- a CDS encoding DUF5123 domain-containing protein codes for MKTFQKFTKIGFWFMMGFIALQFQACNNTSSIIDEAFNRLFHPTTFTVTNIQSTSFVLQWNQMPGVDHYVIELSQDSLLFNPVDSTFTVSGTATSANSYTSGTTVMFTDTITNLHAGIRYSVRLQGISATTGVGNSHYVSATFVTPTEQLLEQVGSGDKTNTTAIIRWPTGTTATQLVYYPQADPQNIQTINLTSTQLAAGTVKLTGLTGNTVYVVQLMNGIYIRGNITFATYPDVPSAQRVIFLQATDSIHNVLDTCTAQTITLVLPAGSSYAEPSTLNIPNNASVTFYGMPGATLPQLLLVKVQLPSVAGTIQFQNLELMGYNSDGGSNYVINQGTATNTDAIIFENCWIHHFRSPSRIQSSNSILVSQLKYDNCITYDNGYGGYQLVTTSNASAGKFDNIIITNTTVIGIDGTDVGLILCNLVPPTSIDVENCTFYDMVKASKYFIDLNTNSTDGTIKNCIFGKSNSQLTTSGAKGIRTGSSGSMLIMNSYATSDWITTANNITDLIQYSGTSTDLFKDPTNNNFTIIDQNFTGANTAGDPRWRP; via the coding sequence ATGAAGACTTTTCAGAAATTTACAAAAATAGGTTTTTGGTTTATGATGGGTTTTATTGCCCTTCAATTCCAAGCTTGTAATAATACTAGTTCGATTATTGATGAAGCATTTAATAGACTGTTTCATCCTACGACTTTTACTGTTACCAATATTCAATCCACTTCATTTGTTTTACAATGGAATCAGATGCCTGGGGTAGATCATTATGTAATTGAACTTAGTCAGGATAGTTTATTATTTAATCCAGTCGATTCAACTTTCACTGTGAGCGGAACAGCTACTTCTGCTAATTCGTATACATCTGGAACAACCGTGATGTTTACTGATACAATAACTAATTTACACGCAGGGATTCGTTATTCTGTACGTTTACAAGGTATTAGTGCTACCACTGGAGTGGGAAATTCTCATTATGTCTCAGCTACGTTTGTCACACCTACTGAACAACTTTTAGAACAGGTAGGGTCAGGGGATAAAACCAATACAACTGCAATCATTCGTTGGCCGACAGGTACAACTGCGACGCAGCTTGTTTATTATCCTCAAGCAGATCCTCAGAATATACAAACAATTAATTTAACTAGTACTCAACTTGCAGCTGGAACAGTAAAATTAACAGGATTAACAGGCAATACTGTATATGTAGTGCAGTTGATGAATGGTATTTATATTAGAGGTAATATCACATTTGCCACTTATCCAGATGTGCCTTCCGCACAACGTGTTATTTTCTTGCAAGCAACAGACTCTATTCATAATGTCTTGGATACATGTACTGCCCAAACTATTACTTTAGTGCTTCCTGCAGGTTCATCCTATGCAGAACCATCTACATTAAATATTCCAAATAATGCATCAGTAACTTTTTATGGAATGCCTGGCGCTACCTTACCACAACTATTACTAGTTAAAGTCCAATTGCCAAGTGTTGCAGGTACAATTCAGTTTCAAAATCTTGAATTGATGGGGTATAATAGTGATGGAGGATCAAATTATGTGATTAATCAAGGTACCGCAACAAATACAGATGCAATAATTTTTGAAAATTGCTGGATCCACCACTTCCGTTCGCCATCTCGTATTCAAAGTTCAAATTCTATTTTGGTTAGTCAGTTGAAATATGATAATTGTATCACATATGATAATGGATATGGAGGCTATCAGTTGGTGACAACCAGTAATGCGTCGGCAGGTAAATTTGATAATATTATTATTACTAATACAACTGTAATTGGGATAGATGGTACAGATGTCGGTTTGATTTTATGTAATTTAGTGCCTCCCACTTCAATTGATGTGGAAAATTGTACATTCTATGACATGGTGAAAGCCAGTAAATATTTTATTGATTTGAATACTAATTCTACCGATGGAACGATTAAGAATTGTATTTTTGGAAAATCGAATTCGCAGTTGACTACGAGTGGAGCAAAAGGTATTCGTACAGGTTCTTCAGGTTCTATGTTGATTATGAATTCTTACGCTACCAGCGATTGGATTACAACGGCTAATAACATTACAGATTTAATCCAATATAGTGGTACTTCTACGGATTTATTTAAAGATCCAACAAATAATAATTTTACAATTATCGATCAAAATTTCACTGGAGCCAATACCGCAGGGGATCCGCGTTGGAGGCCATAA
- a CDS encoding RagB/SusD family nutrient uptake outer membrane protein produces the protein MKKIIISLLGIALIALTGCTNFLTTESLSTYTPDVVFSTPTYTKDAVMGIYDLLCTDYTYSSRLPLSYSTNSDIEFVGADEGSYNQNNNRGTSNYFASPDNSDITKVWQTLYQIIERSNQCIANIPSSPATKDPSTKAQMMGYYGEALTLRAIAYFELVRTFGDVPFTTKPASPDGSNFLLPATDRDTIYDHIIADLQEAEQYVPWVGTGEYTSAERITKGFIKGMVARICLFRGGYSLRNKPGYPMERGSNWQKYYQIADDECKSIIENGTHQLNPSYINIWKNLNQLVVDNTYHETMFEVALGLEHTGEMGYSIGVRFYTNPEYGYGNNANVVNTSAYYFYMFDPKDLRRDVTVALATFSNSSGATQEFLQTNPISYNIAKWDQRWMSSAFLAGNLNAQGKVGYGINWVMMRYSDILLMYAEVENELNNGPTPAAIDALKQVRRRAFNSVDWPQEVDAYVDKLTDHDSFFNAIVKERALEFGGEAIRKWDLIRWNLLSTKIQEQRDAIAAMFSRTAPYDTLPQTIFYKYLPDNQTIDRSSMNFYQDLGSTPPDPSYSSAAWLSGLSASNQALYLLRINLFSSGLNSEAGVQNRYLYPIPTTVISSSNGLLKNSYGY, from the coding sequence ATGAAAAAAATAATAATTTCCCTTTTGGGGATTGCATTGATTGCCTTGACTGGTTGTACCAATTTTTTGACAACGGAATCATTGTCAACATATACGCCGGATGTTGTATTTTCAACTCCTACTTATACAAAAGATGCTGTGATGGGTATTTATGATTTGCTATGTACTGATTATACATATTCATCCCGTCTGCCATTAAGCTATTCTACTAATTCAGATATTGAATTTGTTGGCGCTGATGAAGGCTCTTACAATCAGAATAATAATCGTGGTACGTCTAATTATTTTGCGTCTCCGGACAATTCCGATATTACTAAAGTTTGGCAAACATTATACCAGATCATTGAGCGTTCAAATCAATGTATTGCAAATATTCCCAGCAGTCCTGCAACAAAAGATCCTTCTACGAAAGCTCAGATGATGGGATATTATGGTGAGGCATTGACATTGAGAGCAATTGCATATTTTGAATTAGTTCGTACATTTGGGGATGTGCCTTTTACTACAAAACCGGCATCTCCTGATGGTTCAAATTTTTTGCTGCCTGCTACTGATCGAGATACTATTTACGATCATATTATTGCAGATTTACAAGAAGCTGAACAATATGTACCATGGGTAGGAACAGGAGAATATACTAGTGCCGAGCGTATTACCAAAGGTTTTATTAAAGGGATGGTGGCACGTATTTGTTTGTTTAGAGGGGGATATTCTCTGCGAAACAAACCAGGTTATCCCATGGAAAGAGGAAGCAATTGGCAAAAATATTATCAGATTGCAGATGACGAATGTAAATCTATTATTGAAAATGGTACGCATCAGTTAAATCCTTCTTATATTAATATTTGGAAAAACCTAAATCAGCTGGTAGTTGACAATACTTATCATGAGACAATGTTTGAGGTTGCTCTTGGCTTGGAACATACAGGAGAAATGGGTTATTCTATAGGCGTACGTTTCTATACAAACCCTGAATATGGATATGGAAACAATGCGAATGTAGTGAATACCAGCGCATACTATTTTTATATGTTTGATCCCAAAGATTTACGCAGAGATGTTACGGTTGCATTGGCTACATTTAGTAATAGTAGTGGGGCGACTCAAGAATTCTTACAAACTAACCCTATTTCCTATAATATTGCCAAATGGGATCAACGTTGGATGAGTTCTGCATTCTTGGCTGGAAATCTAAATGCCCAAGGGAAAGTAGGATATGGTATTAACTGGGTGATGATGCGCTATTCAGATATTTTATTGATGTATGCTGAAGTGGAAAATGAATTGAATAATGGGCCTACTCCGGCGGCTATTGATGCCTTGAAACAAGTCAGAAGAAGAGCTTTTAATTCTGTTGATTGGCCTCAAGAAGTAGATGCCTACGTGGATAAGTTGACAGATCATGACTCTTTCTTTAATGCTATTGTAAAAGAACGGGCTCTTGAATTTGGAGGTGAAGCTATTCGCAAATGGGACTTGATTAGATGGAATTTATTATCCACTAAAATTCAGGAGCAACGTGATGCAATTGCTGCAATGTTTAGCCGTACTGCTCCATATGACACGCTGCCCCAAACTATTTTTTATAAATATTTACCTGATAACCAAACGATAGACAGATCAAGTATGAATTTTTATCAAGATTTAGGGTCAACCCCGCCTGATCCATCCTATTCTTCAGCAGCTTGGCTCTCTGGATTGTCAGCTTCTAATCAGGCTCTTTATTTGTTGAGAATTAATTTGTTTAGCAGTGGGCTTAACTCAGAAGCAGGAGTACAGAATCGCTATCTGTATCCCATTCCAACAACGGTTATTAGTAGTTCAAATGGATTATTGAAAAATAGTTATGGTTACTAA
- a CDS encoding SusC/RagA family TonB-linked outer membrane protein, with protein sequence MKKKRTFIFLLALLSFTCTVMAQQRMITGTVKDASGEPVIGATVVVKNLPSIGTATDVNGRFTLKVPQNAKLVAISFIGMESQVVPITGKPIDVVLKDNAVSLKEVVAIGYGTVQKRDLTGAVATVSSKTLQEIPVTSAAQAITGRLAGVQVTTTEGSPDAQVMIRVRGGGSITQDNSPLYIVDGFPVNSISDISPSDIQSIDVLKDASSTAIYGSRGANGVIIITTKSGIAGKVSVSINAYAGVNNLAKKLKMMSPYEYTMWQYELDQSSTFTGYYGAYDDLDIYKSKAPIDWEDQVFGRTGVQQYYNVDINGGSKTDKYNLGITRSGEKGIMIGSDYGRTNVDFKFNTKINDHLNVDFNTRYARTVIDGAGTSSGSGSNTFLRNAMKYAPVHSLISQSSYVNDQLAVDPTQLSLLFNPVDLANDTYQRQTNQVLNLNGALNWNIVKPLTFRSEFGYEFDNNRKDNVWGPSTPLSKNNGGLPIGEITTLGGVTWRIANTLTFNQNNIFPGQNLNVLLGQEASSYSYRQVVNESMQFPSGMDAASILAMMNLGTAQPTITTESQPYNMSSFFGRANYSINDKYLASLTFRADGTSKFAPGHQWGYFPSAAVAWRLSEENFLKGKISWLDNLKLRLSMGTAGNSRISDGLWQLTYGTTDSKGYYINENLTSVLVPGTTLSNPNLKWETTLTRNVGWDIGVLNSRLNATIDAYWNTTFNLLLQQPIPANTGYTTQMQNFGRTSNRGLEVTLDAHIIETPKFSLNATFNIAFNKNRVDEFRYGDATYKTYSSGWNGTSQPLDDYIIQQGQPVGQMYGYVYDGMYTFNDFHFDSSKQKWILNGDATGATTAAIAGLFGYGNYFGPGSMKVKDINKDGTIDANDKTVIGDANPIHTGGFTLNARYINFDLSAFFNWSYGNKIYNANKIDYTSDLLSRKYQNLLDIMSLANGRFTTIDPTTGQNIFYGQYANPARLQQINQKATMWTPFMTIPPLTSFDVEDGSFLRLSTLTLGYSLPKKLTSKLMMTSFRIYITAYNVFCLTKYSGFDPEVSTRNSPPVTPGVDYSAYPKSRSFIGGVNINF encoded by the coding sequence ATGAAAAAAAAGAGAACGTTTATTTTTTTGTTAGCCTTACTGTCTTTTACTTGTACGGTTATGGCTCAACAGCGTATGATTACCGGAACGGTAAAAGATGCTTCAGGTGAGCCCGTTATCGGAGCGACTGTTGTAGTTAAAAATCTTCCTTCTATTGGAACGGCAACGGATGTGAACGGAAGGTTTACATTGAAAGTACCACAAAATGCGAAATTAGTAGCAATATCATTTATTGGAATGGAATCGCAAGTGGTTCCAATTACAGGGAAACCGATAGATGTTGTATTAAAAGACAATGCAGTATCATTAAAAGAAGTTGTTGCGATTGGTTACGGAACTGTACAGAAACGTGATTTGACAGGGGCTGTAGCCACAGTATCTAGCAAAACATTACAAGAAATTCCTGTTACTTCTGCTGCTCAGGCTATTACTGGTCGGTTAGCTGGAGTGCAAGTGACTACTACCGAGGGATCCCCTGATGCTCAAGTTATGATTAGAGTTCGTGGTGGCGGATCAATTACACAGGATAACTCTCCGCTTTATATTGTAGATGGATTTCCTGTCAATAGTATTTCTGATATTTCTCCTTCTGATATTCAATCAATTGATGTTTTAAAAGATGCTTCATCTACAGCAATTTATGGTTCACGTGGAGCGAATGGAGTAATTATTATTACTACTAAAAGTGGTATAGCAGGCAAAGTGTCTGTTAGTATTAATGCTTATGCTGGGGTTAACAACTTGGCAAAGAAACTAAAAATGATGAGCCCTTATGAATATACTATGTGGCAATATGAGTTAGATCAATCAAGCACATTTACAGGGTATTATGGCGCATACGATGATTTAGATATTTATAAATCAAAAGCTCCGATTGATTGGGAAGATCAGGTATTTGGGCGTACTGGCGTTCAACAATATTATAATGTTGATATTAACGGAGGATCCAAGACTGATAAATATAATCTGGGAATTACACGTTCTGGAGAAAAAGGCATCATGATAGGATCGGATTATGGGCGGACTAACGTTGATTTTAAATTCAATACAAAAATCAATGATCATCTAAATGTCGATTTTAATACACGCTATGCAAGAACTGTTATTGATGGGGCTGGAACATCTTCAGGTTCAGGATCAAATACATTTTTGCGTAATGCAATGAAATATGCTCCAGTTCATAGTTTGATCTCTCAAAGTAGCTATGTCAATGACCAATTGGCGGTTGATCCTACTCAATTGAGTTTGTTATTTAATCCTGTGGATCTTGCTAATGATACATATCAGCGTCAAACGAATCAAGTATTAAATTTAAATGGTGCATTAAATTGGAACATTGTAAAACCGCTTACTTTTAGGAGTGAGTTTGGTTATGAATTTGATAATAACCGTAAGGATAATGTCTGGGGCCCTTCGACTCCTTTATCTAAGAATAACGGTGGCCTACCAATAGGAGAAATTACTACCTTAGGAGGCGTTACTTGGAGAATCGCAAATACGCTGACATTCAATCAAAATAATATATTCCCGGGGCAGAATCTTAATGTATTGTTAGGGCAAGAGGCTTCTTCATATTCATATCGTCAGGTAGTAAATGAATCGATGCAATTTCCTTCAGGTATGGACGCTGCATCCATTTTAGCTATGATGAATTTAGGAACAGCTCAACCAACTATTACTACCGAGAGTCAACCTTATAATATGTCTTCGTTTTTTGGTCGTGCCAACTATTCTATCAATGATAAATATTTAGCCTCATTAACTTTTAGAGCTGATGGAACTTCAAAATTTGCTCCAGGTCATCAATGGGGCTATTTCCCTTCTGCAGCGGTTGCTTGGCGATTATCAGAAGAGAATTTTCTGAAAGGAAAAATAAGTTGGTTAGATAATCTAAAGCTACGTTTAAGTATGGGTACGGCAGGAAATAGTCGAATTTCAGATGGTTTGTGGCAATTAACTTATGGTACTACTGATAGCAAAGGTTATTATATTAATGAAAATCTAACAAGTGTGTTGGTGCCTGGAACTACCCTTTCGAATCCTAATCTGAAATGGGAAACAACATTAACCCGGAATGTGGGATGGGATATTGGAGTGTTGAATTCTCGCTTAAACGCTACTATTGATGCATATTGGAATACTACATTCAATTTATTGTTACAACAACCGATTCCTGCGAATACTGGTTATACGACTCAGATGCAAAATTTTGGCCGTACGTCTAATCGTGGATTGGAAGTAACGCTGGATGCTCATATTATTGAAACACCTAAATTTTCGCTAAACGCTACCTTTAATATTGCATTTAATAAAAACCGTGTAGATGAATTCCGATACGGTGATGCAACGTACAAAACCTATTCGTCAGGTTGGAATGGTACTTCTCAACCATTAGATGATTATATTATCCAACAAGGACAACCCGTAGGACAAATGTATGGTTATGTTTATGACGGTATGTATACGTTTAATGATTTCCATTTTGACAGTTCGAAGCAAAAATGGATTCTTAATGGAGATGCTACAGGAGCTACAACTGCTGCTATTGCTGGGCTTTTCGGTTATGGCAACTATTTTGGACCGGGTAGTATGAAAGTGAAAGATATTAATAAAGATGGGACGATTGATGCAAATGACAAAACCGTCATTGGTGATGCAAACCCTATTCATACCGGTGGATTTACCTTAAATGCCCGTTACATAAATTTTGATCTGTCTGCATTCTTCAACTGGTCGTATGGAAACAAAATTTATAACGCTAATAAGATTGATTATACATCTGATTTGTTATCACGCAAATATCAGAATTTGTTGGATATTATGAGTTTGGCCAATGGTCGGTTTACTACTATTGATCCAACAACCGGACAAAATATTTTCTATGGACAATATGCAAACCCAGCCCGTTTGCAACAAATCAATCAAAAAGCAACCATGTGGACTCCATTTATGACAATTCCTCCACTGACTTCATTTGATGTTGAAGACGGCTCTTTTTTACGTTTAAGTACACTAACACTGGGTTATTCTTTACCTAAGAAACTGACAAGTAAGCTAATGATGACTTCATTCCGTATTTACATTACGGCTTACAATGTATTTTGTTTGACAAAATATTCAGGATTTGATCCTGAAGTAAGCACCCGAAATAGTCCGCCTGTTACACCGGGTGTTGATTATTCTGCTTATCCTAAAAGCCGTTCATTTATTGGCGGAGTTAACATCAACTTTTAA
- a CDS encoding TonB-dependent receptor plug domain-containing protein, with translation MRNFLLIIGLLFGSSPLFSQTINNESFIDNVIHQFQRLDQLPVEKLYLQTDKPYYNAGENIWYSAYLVNGMNLHPDAFSKFVYVELINKSDSVCYRQKLKQDSLGFYGNMLLPASLSAGEYILRAYTWWMQNAGPAYFFQRKIKIGNSIDNEITSTIRYENDNGMLLANISFTTNPSISLHNLKVDYELYEGNKRVRSKSLPIDETNHLQFGFEEDTSSNVPYHIVINFENPKYSYSHVFFVPQKQTTFSLQFFPEGGNWLNNGYRTLAFKAIGQNGLSVNVSGTIYNDMGDSITSFDTMHKGMGITTFYVSDSSSVHYYALATINGTHTSKRFNLPPVLHHGVGLSMSLFHQQWRYQIISTDPRFIPQHLYLLAQNSGKLLFIQPVDSLHLEGEISTETLPNGIIHFVLLNAQGQALSQRLVFVNNPIRDTLSVTTDKPYYYPRQKVQLAFLNHIVNSLAKAHISVAVTDNRTVKLDSLANNIYTDLLLTSDLKGYVEDPGYYFVSNSRQRTRALDMLMLTQGWTRFNIPDILDEKFSATPYYMEEGQSLSGSVTNIIGKPAKDAQIIALEIGKKLVITANADQTGHFILNNLSFPDSSLFLVQARTKHGYATVDIHIDKENFPSVEFSHPFGSPHILPDNYLQQTDQQYYMNGGEKIYHLKEITVTASMHQSLDDNEIYAGLGNPIQGKDLEKYFSSGQTVLDVLQTLPGIRITGDVIQYRGSKGNPLLVVDDIEYQNMGDDELDMLRSLNIAQVAYINFLHGTDASIYGGLGGNGVIIVKLKSGGDLFASTPANPGLAIVRYLGYKRPAQFYSPVYKTEAEKTSAVPDLRTTIYWNPAIVLPASKPIKCSFYTADKPGIYTATIEGITDKGVPLHVQMPIIVKAR, from the coding sequence ATGAGAAATTTTCTTCTAATCATTGGCCTCCTTTTCGGGTCATCTCCTCTATTTTCACAAACGATAAATAATGAATCTTTTATAGATAATGTTATTCATCAGTTTCAACGTTTAGATCAATTGCCTGTTGAAAAGCTCTATCTTCAGACAGACAAGCCTTATTATAATGCTGGTGAAAATATTTGGTATTCTGCTTATCTGGTAAATGGAATGAATTTGCATCCGGATGCCTTCAGCAAATTTGTTTATGTAGAATTAATCAATAAAAGCGATTCTGTCTGTTACAGACAAAAATTAAAACAAGATTCTCTCGGGTTTTATGGTAATATGCTATTACCGGCAAGTTTATCTGCAGGGGAATATATCTTACGCGCCTATACTTGGTGGATGCAAAATGCAGGTCCTGCATATTTTTTTCAAAGAAAAATCAAGATAGGAAACTCTATTGATAACGAAATAACCTCAACCATTCGTTATGAAAATGACAACGGGATGTTATTAGCTAATATTAGTTTTACAACTAATCCATCCATATCATTGCATAATCTCAAAGTAGATTATGAACTGTATGAAGGCAACAAGAGGGTACGATCTAAATCTCTTCCTATAGATGAAACCAATCATTTGCAATTTGGTTTTGAAGAAGACACCTCCAGTAATGTGCCATACCATATTGTCATTAATTTTGAAAACCCAAAATATTCTTATTCTCATGTTTTTTTTGTACCTCAGAAACAGACAACATTTAGCTTGCAGTTTTTTCCTGAAGGGGGGAACTGGCTGAATAATGGATATAGAACTTTAGCTTTTAAGGCAATTGGACAAAATGGGCTTTCAGTAAATGTGTCAGGAACTATCTATAACGATATGGGTGATAGTATTACCTCTTTTGATACAATGCATAAAGGGATGGGGATTACTACCTTTTATGTATCAGATTCTAGTTCCGTTCATTATTATGCACTTGCCACTATTAATGGCACACATACATCAAAACGATTTAATTTACCTCCTGTATTGCATCATGGTGTAGGACTATCTATGTCTTTATTTCATCAGCAATGGCGATATCAGATCATCTCTACCGACCCAAGATTTATTCCTCAACATTTGTATTTATTGGCACAAAACAGCGGAAAGCTTTTATTTATTCAGCCGGTTGATTCTCTTCATTTAGAAGGAGAGATCTCTACGGAAACATTACCCAACGGAATTATCCATTTTGTATTATTAAATGCACAGGGGCAAGCCTTAAGCCAACGTTTGGTTTTTGTGAATAACCCCATTCGTGATACTCTATCTGTTACAACTGATAAACCGTATTATTATCCAAGACAAAAAGTTCAATTGGCTTTTTTGAACCACATTGTCAATTCATTAGCCAAAGCTCATATTTCAGTTGCAGTTACCGATAATCGCACGGTGAAACTTGATTCTTTAGCTAACAATATTTATACAGATTTGTTGCTTACATCCGATCTGAAAGGATATGTGGAAGATCCTGGGTATTATTTCGTATCTAATTCGCGCCAAAGAACACGAGCTTTAGACATGCTTATGTTGACACAAGGATGGACGCGATTCAACATTCCTGACATTTTGGATGAAAAATTTTCGGCAACTCCTTATTATATGGAGGAAGGACAAAGTTTAAGCGGTAGCGTAACAAATATAATTGGGAAACCTGCCAAAGATGCCCAAATTATTGCTTTGGAAATAGGGAAAAAACTCGTGATTACTGCCAATGCTGATCAAACGGGTCACTTTATTCTCAACAATCTATCTTTCCCTGATAGTTCACTATTTCTGGTTCAGGCTCGTACTAAGCATGGTTATGCTACAGTTGATATTCATATCGATAAAGAGAATTTTCCCTCTGTAGAATTTTCACATCCATTCGGGAGTCCTCATATTCTCCCGGATAATTATTTGCAACAAACAGATCAGCAATATTATATGAATGGAGGTGAAAAAATTTATCACCTGAAAGAGATTACCGTTACTGCATCTATGCATCAATCATTAGATGACAATGAAATATACGCAGGATTAGGAAATCCTATACAAGGAAAAGATCTTGAAAAATATTTTTCTTCCGGACAGACAGTACTTGATGTCTTGCAAACACTTCCAGGCATACGAATAACAGGAGATGTCATACAGTACCGAGGCAGCAAAGGTAATCCATTACTTGTCGTTGATGATATTGAATATCAGAATATGGGAGACGACGAATTAGACATGTTACGATCATTAAATATTGCCCAGGTTGCGTATATCAATTTTTTACATGGCACTGATGCTTCAATCTACGGAGGACTTGGAGGGAATGGTGTTATTATCGTAAAATTAAAATCAGGAGGCGATCTGTTTGCATCCACACCCGCAAATCCAGGTCTGGCTATTGTACGATATTTAGGGTATAAACGACCTGCTCAGTTTTATTCTCCTGTGTACAAAACAGAAGCAGAAAAGACTAGTGCAGTACCAGATCTTCGTACCACCATTTATTGGAATCCGGCCATCGTATTGCCTGCTTCAAAACCAATAAAATGTAGTTTTTATACTGCAGACAAACCGGGAATTTATACAGCTACCATTGAAGGTATTACTGATAAGGGTGTTCCTTTGCATGTGCAGATGCCGATTATTGTAAAAGCGCGCTAA